One Peterkaempfera bronchialis DNA window includes the following coding sequences:
- a CDS encoding NAD-dependent epimerase/dehydratase family protein has product MRILVLGGTSFVGRAIVDDALRTGAEVTLFGRGRTGTDLFPGVPRRIGDRDTGDYAALRDGSWDAVVDVSGYVPRHVGQAMEVLGDRVGRYLFLSSQAVYERTGVGPGSDEDTPPRPPVRDTEELNEDTYGPLKAACEDDVLARYGSRATIVRPGKVAGPYDVQSGLTYWVRRAARGGRVALPGSPEQPVQVVDSRDLARLVVRLLADDRPGAFHAVGPAEPTTMAELITTCARVAGSRVEVVPVPPEAVPPFFPLTRPRSRWSTQQRSPARARAAGMPATPLAVTAADVLAWDRERGEPPLEYGLSPAEEAQLLAGA; this is encoded by the coding sequence ATGCGCATTCTGGTACTTGGCGGCACCTCGTTTGTGGGCCGGGCGATCGTGGACGACGCTCTGCGGACCGGCGCCGAGGTGACCCTGTTCGGTCGGGGCAGGACCGGCACCGACCTCTTCCCGGGCGTGCCCAGGCGTATCGGCGACCGGGACACCGGTGACTACGCGGCGCTGCGCGACGGCAGTTGGGACGCGGTGGTCGATGTCAGCGGATATGTGCCGCGCCATGTCGGGCAGGCCATGGAGGTGCTCGGCGACCGGGTCGGCCGGTATCTCTTCCTCTCCAGCCAGGCGGTGTACGAGCGGACCGGAGTGGGGCCGGGCTCGGACGAGGACACACCGCCCCGGCCGCCGGTGCGCGACACCGAGGAACTGAACGAGGACACCTACGGCCCGCTCAAGGCGGCCTGCGAGGACGATGTGCTGGCCCGCTACGGCTCACGGGCGACGATTGTGCGGCCGGGGAAGGTCGCCGGGCCGTACGACGTGCAGTCCGGGCTCACCTACTGGGTGCGGCGGGCCGCCCGCGGCGGCCGGGTGGCTCTGCCGGGCAGCCCCGAGCAGCCGGTGCAGGTGGTCGACTCGCGCGACCTGGCCCGGCTGGTGGTGCGGCTGCTGGCGGACGACCGGCCCGGCGCGTTCCACGCCGTCGGCCCGGCCGAGCCGACCACCATGGCCGAGCTGATCACCACCTGCGCCCGGGTGGCGGGCAGCCGGGTCGAGGTCGTCCCGGTGCCGCCCGAAGCGGTGCCGCCGTTCTTCCCGCTGACGCGCCCCCGGTCCAGGTGGTCGACGCAGCAGCGCAGCCCGGCGCGTGCCCGAGCCGCCGGTATGCCCGCGACCCCGCTGGCGGTGACCGCCGCCGATGTGCTGGCCTGGGACCGCGAGCGCGGCGAACCGCCGCTGGAGTACGGGTTGTCCCCGGCCGAGGAGGCACAACTGCTCGCCGGAGCCTGA
- a CDS encoding DUF6131 family protein, producing MIALGIILLIIGFIFHIAILWTIGIILAVIGAILWILGSLGHAIGGRRHYW from the coding sequence GTGATCGCCCTCGGAATCATCCTCCTCATCATCGGCTTCATCTTCCACATCGCCATCCTCTGGACCATCGGGATCATCCTGGCCGTCATCGGGGCCATCCTGTGGATCCTGGGGTCGTTGGGACACGCGATCGGCGGTCGACGCCACTACTGGTAG
- the metE gene encoding 5-methyltetrahydropteroyltriglutamate--homocysteine S-methyltransferase: protein MTSTSAAAAARGTVYGYPRPGRNRELKKAIEGYWQGRVTAGALRDTAAELRRANWRLLADAGIHEVPTGDFSLYDHVLDTSVMVGAIPARHRAAVEADALDGYFAMARGTQDVAPLEMTKWFDTNYHYLVPELGPDTAFSADTAKQVAELTEALALGLTARPVLIGPVTYLLLAKPAPGVAADFEPLALLDRLLPVYAEALADLRSAGAEWVQLDEPALVQDRTPAELNAAARAYRELGGLTDRPKLLVASYFDRLGEALPVLAKAPVEGLALDFTGAAAANLGDLAAVGGLPGKRLLAGVVNGRNVWINDFEKSLATLGTLLGLADRVDVASSCSLLHVPLDASAERDIDPQIARWLAFARQKTAEIVTLARGLAQGTDLIAAELAANRADLASRAGSVLTHDPAVRARSAAVTDQDARRSHPYPERAAAQHARLGLPLLPTTTIGSFPQTADLRTARAELRTGRIDASAYEERIKAEIRDVLAFQEKAGIDVLVHGEPERNDMVQYFAEQLTGYLATQHGWVQSYGTRYVRPPILAGDISRPEPMTVRWTTYAQSLTDRPVKGMLTGPVTMLAWSFVRDDQPLGETARQVALALRDEVNDLEAAGTSVIQVDEPALRETLPLRGADRAGYLAWATEAFRLTTSGVRPDTQVHTHMCYAEFGDILQAIDDLDADVISLEAARSHMRVADELATAGYPREVGPGVYDIHSPRVPGADEAAALLRKGLEAIPAERLWVNPDCGLKTRGWPEVRASLENLVAAAREVRDGLPATAS, encoded by the coding sequence GTGACCAGCACGTCCGCAGCCGCGGCAGCACGGGGAACCGTGTACGGCTACCCACGCCCGGGCCGGAACCGGGAACTGAAGAAGGCCATCGAGGGGTACTGGCAGGGCCGCGTCACCGCCGGCGCCCTCCGGGACACGGCCGCCGAACTGCGCCGCGCCAACTGGCGGCTGCTCGCCGACGCCGGCATCCACGAGGTGCCGACCGGCGACTTCTCGCTCTATGACCACGTCCTGGACACCAGCGTGATGGTCGGCGCGATCCCCGCCCGGCACCGCGCCGCCGTCGAGGCGGACGCCCTGGACGGCTACTTCGCGATGGCGCGCGGCACCCAGGATGTGGCGCCGCTGGAGATGACCAAGTGGTTCGACACCAACTACCACTACCTGGTCCCGGAGCTGGGCCCCGACACCGCGTTCAGCGCCGACACCGCCAAGCAGGTCGCCGAGCTCACGGAGGCGCTGGCGCTCGGCCTCACCGCGCGCCCGGTGCTGATCGGCCCGGTCACCTACCTCCTGCTGGCGAAGCCCGCCCCCGGCGTCGCGGCGGACTTCGAGCCGCTGGCCCTGCTGGACCGGCTGCTGCCGGTGTACGCCGAGGCGCTCGCCGACCTGCGTTCCGCCGGTGCCGAGTGGGTGCAGCTGGACGAACCGGCCCTGGTGCAGGACCGCACCCCGGCCGAGCTGAACGCCGCCGCCCGCGCCTACCGTGAGCTGGGCGGTCTCACCGACCGGCCGAAGCTGCTGGTCGCCTCCTACTTCGACCGGCTGGGCGAGGCCCTTCCGGTCCTGGCCAAGGCCCCCGTCGAGGGGCTGGCCCTGGACTTCACCGGCGCCGCCGCCGCCAACCTCGGCGACCTCGCGGCCGTCGGCGGGCTGCCCGGCAAGCGCCTGCTCGCCGGAGTCGTCAACGGCCGCAATGTCTGGATCAACGACTTCGAGAAGTCCCTGGCCACCCTGGGCACGCTCCTGGGACTCGCCGACCGGGTCGATGTGGCGTCCTCCTGCTCCCTGCTGCACGTCCCGCTGGACGCCTCGGCCGAGCGTGACATCGACCCGCAGATCGCCCGCTGGCTGGCCTTCGCCCGCCAGAAGACCGCCGAGATCGTCACCCTGGCCCGAGGGCTCGCCCAGGGCACCGACCTCATCGCCGCCGAACTCGCCGCCAACCGCGCCGACCTGGCCTCCCGAGCCGGTTCCGTACTCACCCACGACCCGGCGGTCCGCGCCCGCAGCGCGGCCGTCACCGACCAGGACGCCCGCCGCTCGCACCCGTACCCGGAGCGGGCCGCCGCGCAGCACGCCCGCCTCGGGCTGCCGCTGCTGCCGACCACGACCATCGGCTCCTTCCCGCAGACGGCCGACCTGCGCACCGCCCGCGCCGAGCTGCGCACCGGGCGGATCGACGCCTCGGCGTACGAGGAGCGCATCAAGGCGGAGATCCGCGACGTCCTCGCCTTCCAGGAGAAGGCCGGTATCGACGTCCTGGTGCACGGCGAGCCCGAGCGCAACGACATGGTGCAGTACTTCGCCGAGCAGTTGACGGGCTACCTCGCCACCCAGCACGGCTGGGTCCAGTCGTACGGCACCCGCTATGTCCGGCCGCCGATCCTGGCCGGGGACATCTCCCGCCCCGAGCCGATGACGGTCCGCTGGACGACCTACGCCCAGTCGCTCACCGACCGCCCGGTCAAGGGCATGCTCACCGGTCCGGTCACCATGCTCGCCTGGTCCTTCGTCCGCGACGACCAGCCGCTCGGCGAGACCGCCCGGCAGGTCGCGCTCGCGCTGCGCGACGAGGTGAACGACCTGGAGGCGGCCGGTACATCGGTGATCCAGGTGGACGAGCCCGCCCTGCGCGAGACGCTGCCGCTGCGCGGTGCCGACCGGGCCGGGTACCTGGCCTGGGCGACCGAGGCGTTCCGCCTCACCACCAGCGGGGTCCGCCCGGACACCCAGGTCCACACCCATATGTGCTACGCGGAGTTCGGTGACATCCTCCAGGCCATCGACGACCTGGACGCCGATGTGATCAGCCTGGAGGCGGCCCGCTCCCATATGCGGGTCGCCGATGAACTCGCCACCGCCGGCTACCCCCGCGAGGTCGGCCCGGGCGTCTACGACATCCACTCCCCGCGTGTCCCCGGCGCGGACGAGGCGGCGGCCCTGCTGCGCAAGGGACTTGAGGCCATTCCCGCCGAACGGCTCTGGGTCAACCCCGACTGCGGTCTGAAGACGCGCGGCTGGCCCGAGGTCCGGGCCTCGCTGGAGAACCTGGTCGCGGCGGCCCGCGAGGTCCGGGACGGCCTGCCGGCCACGGCTTCCTGA
- a CDS encoding enoyl-CoA hydratase/isomerase family protein, producing MTDDDSVLVRTEGRAAYLTLNRPRALNALNHAMVLRLGAALTAAERDPAVQTVVISGAGERGLCAGGDIRSIYQDVRSGGGAASAAFWRDEYRLNARIAHYPKPYVALMDGIVMGGGVGVSAHGSVRIVTERSRVAMPETGIGFVPDVGGTHLLSLAPGELGTHLALTGTPVGAGDALLCGLADHFVPAGRLPGLLADLADAPVPEVLPRYVGEAPAGELAAHREWIDHCYAADSVEEILDRLLGSGAAAAKEAAATILTRSPTSLKVTLAALRRARHLGPLERVLEQEYRISCATLSAPDLVEGIRAQVIDKDRDPHWSPATLAEVTESDVARFFAPLGAQELSFAADPADPADPADPVQEVPW from the coding sequence ATGACCGACGACGACTCCGTCCTGGTGCGCACCGAGGGCCGCGCGGCCTACCTCACCCTCAACCGGCCCCGGGCCCTCAACGCGCTCAACCACGCCATGGTGCTCCGCCTCGGGGCGGCCCTCACCGCAGCGGAGCGTGACCCCGCCGTGCAGACCGTGGTGATCAGCGGCGCGGGGGAGCGCGGCCTCTGCGCGGGCGGCGACATCCGCTCCATTTACCAGGACGTACGCTCCGGCGGCGGCGCGGCCTCGGCGGCGTTCTGGCGCGACGAGTACCGGCTCAATGCCCGCATCGCCCACTACCCCAAGCCCTATGTCGCCCTGATGGACGGCATCGTGATGGGCGGCGGCGTCGGCGTCTCGGCCCACGGCAGCGTACGGATCGTCACCGAGCGGTCCAGAGTCGCCATGCCCGAGACCGGCATCGGCTTCGTACCGGACGTCGGCGGCACCCATCTGCTCTCCCTCGCCCCTGGAGAGCTGGGCACCCACCTGGCGCTCACCGGGACGCCGGTGGGCGCCGGGGACGCCCTGCTGTGCGGGCTCGCCGACCACTTCGTCCCGGCGGGCCGGCTGCCCGGACTGCTCGCCGACCTCGCCGATGCCCCTGTGCCGGAGGTGCTGCCCCGGTACGTCGGCGAGGCACCGGCGGGCGAGCTGGCCGCCCACCGGGAGTGGATCGACCACTGCTACGCGGCCGACAGCGTCGAGGAGATCCTGGACCGGCTGCTCGGCAGCGGCGCAGCGGCCGCGAAGGAAGCCGCAGCGACCATCCTCACCCGATCCCCCACCTCGCTCAAGGTCACCCTGGCGGCGCTGCGCCGCGCCCGGCACCTCGGCCCGCTGGAGCGGGTCCTGGAGCAGGAGTACCGCATCTCCTGCGCCACCCTGTCCGCACCGGACCTGGTGGAGGGCATCCGCGCCCAGGTGATCGACAAGGACCGCGACCCGCACTGGTCCCCGGCCACCCTCGCCGAGGTCACCGAGTCGGACGTGGCCCGCTTCTTCGCCCCGCTCGGCGCGCAGGAGCTCTCCTTCGCCGCCGACCCCGCCGACCCCGCCGACCCTGCCGACCCCGTGCAGGAGGTGCCCTGGTGA
- a CDS encoding cellulose binding domain-containing protein translates to MITPRTTPRSLLTALLAALALVTAVCTTASTSASAAVSASYTGNATYFDALGSPYGGCGVPQANLDSQNFVALNVFNTPGSSSYNTRPVPAQDAAKMGAFANGLNCGRWVQVTIGDYCTGINDGDINQPFCRNGSWTQDKYNGATLNMLVADSCADPNGWCRNDPNHLDLAKDSLNRFAKDGTPVGDMYPNHWGNRHITWSYVPAPGYTGDISIGFMANAKPYWPAIAITHLANGIHGVEYFDGSAWQPAQRQTDMGQAFVIAPTATNGTSYRIRVRDADDALVQGGRTYSFTMPSSCSNGCSSPFTGVSYTTDGGTGGTTAGTTSGTTAGTTSGGTGGDTTPPTAPGQPSVTGTTSTTVSLTWGAATDNVGVTGYNVYRDGLLVASPVGTSYTDTGLTPSTAYSYSIKARDAAGNLSAASGTVTATTSATSGGGGQNSGCAASWHLDSQWNAGFGATVTVSNTGTAATRSWKVTWTWPGGQTATDHWNADLTQTGTGVTATSLGYNGSLAPKGTTTFGFNATGTAPTTAPALSCTAT, encoded by the coding sequence GTGATCACCCCGCGCACCACGCCACGGTCGCTGCTCACAGCGCTGCTCGCTGCCCTGGCCCTTGTGACGGCCGTCTGCACCACCGCTTCGACTTCGGCGAGCGCTGCGGTCTCGGCGTCGTACACCGGGAACGCCACCTACTTCGACGCCCTGGGCTCGCCGTACGGCGGCTGCGGCGTCCCGCAGGCGAACCTGGACTCGCAGAACTTCGTGGCCCTGAACGTCTTCAACACCCCCGGTTCCAGCTCGTACAACACCCGGCCGGTCCCGGCGCAGGACGCCGCCAAGATGGGCGCCTTCGCCAACGGCCTGAACTGCGGGCGCTGGGTGCAGGTGACCATCGGCGACTACTGCACCGGCATCAACGACGGGGACATCAACCAGCCGTTCTGCCGCAACGGCTCCTGGACCCAGGACAAGTACAACGGCGCCACCCTGAACATGCTGGTCGCCGACAGCTGCGCGGACCCCAACGGCTGGTGCCGCAACGACCCCAACCACCTGGACCTGGCCAAGGACTCGCTGAACCGGTTCGCCAAGGACGGCACGCCGGTCGGGGACATGTACCCCAACCACTGGGGAAACCGGCACATCACCTGGTCGTATGTGCCGGCGCCCGGCTACACCGGTGACATCTCCATCGGGTTCATGGCGAACGCCAAGCCCTACTGGCCCGCCATCGCCATCACCCACCTCGCCAACGGCATCCACGGCGTGGAGTACTTCGACGGCAGCGCCTGGCAGCCGGCGCAGCGTCAGACCGACATGGGCCAGGCGTTTGTCATCGCGCCGACCGCCACGAACGGCACCAGCTACCGCATCCGCGTCCGGGACGCGGACGACGCCCTCGTCCAGGGCGGCCGCACCTACAGCTTCACCATGCCGAGCTCCTGCTCCAACGGCTGCTCAAGCCCGTTCACCGGGGTCTCGTACACGACGGACGGCGGCACCGGTGGCACAACGGCCGGCACGACCAGCGGCACAACGGCCGGCACGACCAGCGGCGGGACCGGCGGGGACACCACCCCGCCGACCGCGCCCGGGCAGCCCTCGGTGACCGGTACCACCAGCACCACCGTCTCGCTGACCTGGGGCGCCGCCACCGACAATGTGGGCGTCACCGGCTACAACGTCTACCGCGACGGCCTGCTGGTGGCCTCGCCGGTCGGCACCAGCTACACCGACACCGGGCTGACCCCCTCCACCGCGTACTCCTACAGCATCAAGGCCCGCGACGCGGCGGGCAATCTCTCGGCTGCCTCCGGCACCGTCACCGCCACCACCTCGGCCACCAGCGGCGGGGGAGGCCAGAACAGCGGCTGCGCCGCTTCCTGGCACCTGGACAGCCAGTGGAACGCGGGCTTCGGCGCCACGGTGACCGTCTCCAACACCGGTACCGCCGCCACCCGCAGCTGGAAGGTCACCTGGACCTGGCCGGGCGGGCAGACCGCCACCGACCACTGGAACGCCGACCTCACCCAGACCGGCACCGGGGTCACCGCCACCAGCCTCGGCTACAACGGCTCGCTGGCCCCCAAGGGCACCACCACCTTCGGCTTCAACGCCACCGGCACCGCGCCCACCACCGCCCCCGCCCTCTCCTGCACCGCCACCTGA